TGGCCCGTTTATGAAGAGCCTTTTATAACAATTTAGTAAATTGTTGGCCGCCGAACAGGAAAAGTGTGATCTAACCGCAGCCAACTATAAAAAAAGTTTACACTGTGCCTATATTGGCCTGGTGCCGGTGAATCGAACAAATGGTTGACACATTTCTCAAAAAACAGTAGTAAATTTTGAGGGGTTATTTAGGGATAATGGGCGGCTGCTTAAATTTTCGAGTGGTACGGCAGCCTGATTGAGTGGTAATGAACTGAGGACCTTGGCTGTTAATCGGCAAATTGGAAGTTTTGGGCGCGTTTTTTCTTCGCGCAGAGGTTTAGGAGAGGTAAATTTTTTCTCCCGGCCCACCGCTGAAAAAGCGATTACTTATCATCCATCGTATGGACCCTGCCAACAAATCTGGGTGAAGGGCTGGTCATTATGGCCGCCATTTTTCTTGGTGTCACCCTGCCCATTCTGCCTGTGCAGATTGCCTATACCTATCTGCCGGTAATGAATCGTTTGTTTCAGAGCGCTCCCATTGACCTCGGGGCCTGGGCTCGGATCGTGTTTGCAGGATTGCTGACATATCTGATAGTTGAGACGGAAAAATGGCTCTTTGTGAAAATGACTAGAAGTTGTTGCGAGTGATTAATTGAAAAAGCTGTTCAAAGAATGCGAAAAAACATAGAATATCTTGTGCTGTAAAGATAATTTGAAAAAAATTCACTACGATGAAGATCGTCGTAACATATCCTCTACCATGGAAGATGGAAATGAAACCCAAACGTTTTTCACCGCCTATCAAAAACACGCTATTAGTTATTATCTTTTCTGTAATGATAGCAGAAGCGATTGGCTTACTCATAACGTATCATACTAAAACTCCATATAGTTTATGGGTATTTGTTGATCAGGCTGTTTTAATTGTTCTTTTAATACCGCTACTTTTTCTGTTTGTTTACAAGCCACTCTCTGTCTACTCGAAGAAAATATCATCTTTAAATGAAGAGCTTACTGTCTCGCAAGAGGCGTTGGCCAAAAGCGACCAGAAATTCCGCTTAATTGCTGATTTCTCCTGCGATTGGGAGTATTGGCAAGGTATTGACGGAACCTACCTCTATGTTTCTCCATCCTGTACTTCAATCACTGGTTACTCCCCAGAAGAATTTTATCAAAACAATGATTTATTAAAAAAAATTATTCATCCTGATGACTTGACAAAATGGAAAACGCACCGCCACGGTGTGACAGAAGATGGTGAGGTTGAACCCGTACAATTCCGTCTCATAACCAAATCAGGGGACGTTCGATGGATTGATCAGGTCTGCCGACATGTCCATGATGAAAATGGGATGGATCTTGGCATCCGCGGAAGCAATAGAGATGTCACAAAATTAGAATTTTTGAAGAAAGAGGTTAAAATCCTTCAAGGTTTTTTGCCAATTTGCGCCTCGTGCAAAAAAATCCGTGATGACAAAGGATATTGGAGTCAAATAGAGTCCTATATCAGCGATCACTCAGAGGCACAATTCAGTCATGGGATATGCCCGAATTGTGCCAAAAAGCTATATCCAGAGTTGGACTTATTCAAAGATAAATAGTAAGGGCAACTGCTGGAGCAGATTTTTCCACCTCTTTGCAGAGTAATAAACAGATAGCTCCAGTAGCTTATCTTCGATCTTTCCGTTTTGTCTGATTATGTGGCGGGTATCACCGCATTTATGATTGTCAAATTTGAAAATGTTTGTAATGGGGTCCCCTTGGGAAAAAGAGCAATTAAAATAACCCTTATTGTTATCCTTGTGGCTGGCATCAGCCTTCTGCATTATTTTACCGACCGTACTCTTTACTACTATCACGTTTTTTACGGAGAACTTTATTTTCTGCCAATTGTGCTTGCTTGTTTCTGGTTTGGCCTGCGGGGTGGATTGTTAACCTCTATCGGAATTACCAGTTGCTACGTTCCCTTGGTTTATTGGCATTGGCAGGGCTTTTCCCCGAATGATTTTGATAGACTTCTGTCGGTGGTACTCTACAATTTGCTGGCAACGCTTATTGGTATACTGAAAGACCGAGAGATTGTTGCCCATGAACGGTTGTTGCAGGATGAAAGACTATCAGCAATGGGAAAATCCCTTGCCGCCGTGGCCCATGACATTAAAACACCACTTATTGCCATTGGCGGTTTTGCTCGGCAACTTAAAAAGAAATTTAAAAGTAACGATCCCGATTTACAAAAGGCCGATATCATTATACAGGAAACGGAACGGCTGGAAAAAATGCTTCATACCATGCTTGATTTTAGCAGGCCACTGGAGCTGCAACTTTACTTGGGAAATCTCAATGAGCTGGTACACAACAGTTTGCTTATCGTGGCAGAGCCAGCACGGGCGAAGGGGGTCATAGTTGAAAGTCTGCTTTTACCTGACCTCCCTCAAGTTGCCTTTGATGCCAACCGCATGGAACAGATGATTGTTAATATTCTGCTTAATGCCGTTCAGGCATCCCCGGAAGGGGGAAAAGTGACAATACAAACCTCAGTAGAAGGCCAAAATATTATCATTGATGTGACCGATTATGGATGTGGCATCCCGCTGCACCAAAAATCGCAAGTCTTTATTCCCTTTTTTACAACCAAAAAGAAGGGAACCGGCCTCGGGCTTGCTATTGTTCAGAAAATTGCCGAGGCCCATAAGGGATCATTGGTGATTTCTAATAACTCTCCCTGCGGGACTATTTTTAGGATTATTTTGTTCCGGTCATAAAATTGTTGCCCAGGTCTCGGGTATTAAGGAAAAACAGTCCCGGTGAATTTCTCGTACAACAAGCAATCAGCAAAAAAGCATGGGTAAATTGGGTA
This sequence is a window from Desulfobulbaceae bacterium. Protein-coding genes within it:
- a CDS encoding PAS domain-containing protein, which codes for MKPKRFSPPIKNTLLVIIFSVMIAEAIGLLITYHTKTPYSLWVFVDQAVLIVLLIPLLFLFVYKPLSVYSKKISSLNEELTVSQEALAKSDQKFRLIADFSCDWEYWQGIDGTYLYVSPSCTSITGYSPEEFYQNNDLLKKIIHPDDLTKWKTHRHGVTEDGEVEPVQFRLITKSGDVRWIDQVCRHVHDENGMDLGIRGSNRDVTKLEFLKKEVKILQGFLPICASCKKIRDDKGYWSQIESYISDHSEAQFSHGICPNCAKKLYPELDLFKDK